The sequence below is a genomic window from Sphingobium sp. EP60837.
AACATCGTAGCGTCATCGTCGGCCTTATCACCGCCGCGGCCATCCTGGTGACGATCGCGCGACTTGCTCTGCTGACCGCCTATCGCCGTAATGCGCATCAGGCAGCCCTGACCATCGATCGCGTGAAGCAATGGGAATGGCGATACGCGGCGGGCAGCTGTGTGTTCGCCGCGCTGCTCGGCGCGTTGAGCGCGGCCGTACTCGGCACGCATACGCCGCTCAACCACCTCGTCGCCGTCAGCCTGATCTTCACGTTCGGCGCGGGCATCGTGTCGCGCATCGGCGGCAGGCCGCGTATCTGCGTGACCAGTCTGTTGCTGGCGACCGTTCCTACGGTCGCCGCCCTGGCGCTGCATGCCCGCACGCGCGACGCCGGGGCCATGCACGCGGAATATTTCATCATCGAGGCGTTGCTGGTCACTGTTGTCACGCTGCTCAGCCTGGAGTCGGTACGCCATCTCTATCGATCGGATGTCGAGCATCTGACTGCGAAACATGATCTGGCCGCCCTGGTGCGGCAGGACGCCCTGACCGGTCTCCCCAACCGCCTGCTGCTGAGAGAGCGGTTCCAGAACAGTCTCAGCGTCACCGCGTCCGAGGACAGGCAGCTCGCAGTCCAT
It includes:
- a CDS encoding GGDEF domain-containing protein, whose amino-acid sequence is MMRRAVRALLKGPSPPPLPDAVYCELVEALFAMRLPIAGMGVLFGVAGAMIFMEHRSVIVGLITAAAILVTIARLALLTAYRRNAHQAALTIDRVKQWEWRYAAGSCVFAALLGALSAAVLGTHTPLNHLVAVSLIFTFGAGIVSRIGGRPRICVTSLLLATVPTVAALALHARTRDAGAMHAEYFIIEALLVTVVTLLSLESVRHLYRSDVEHLTAKHDLAALVRQDALTGLPNRLLLRERFQNSLSVTASEDRQLAVHFLDLDGFKIINDRYGHPMGDAVLREVSARLRATVRSVDTVARIGGDEFIVVQEGVLHEGEAEMLARRIIKQLSAPYQLMGEQIRISVSIGIAMAPRHGLGLEHLTACADAALYRSKRGGKAQLYFCTAEDVAEAGRAVA